One Acanthopagrus latus isolate v.2019 chromosome 12, fAcaLat1.1, whole genome shotgun sequence genomic region harbors:
- the LOC119030164 gene encoding mediator of RNA polymerase II transcription subunit 13-like isoform X4 produces MTTTANWVANGASLEDCHSNIFSLAELTGIKWRRYGFRSSGEYGPVISAPAQDDPVLRSFMRCVQANLLCVWRRKIKPDAKELWIFWWGEEPNLSDVIHHELIVAEEGLWECGLSYECRTLLFKAIHNLLERCLMDKGFVRIGKWFFKPHELEEKSLANSEHLSCSFSFFLHGESNVCTSVEIAQHQPAYHITEHHIRLAQTSVTPVQVVLSPYGLSGTLTGQTYKMSDPAARKLMEEWSYFYPVVLQQKEGGGEKEKEEASQGYDRAGHVAVEVIVGGVRMTYPAALVLIAQGDLPVEQPPPVPAAQGLCREQNHCSVPLTPPTSPQQPCSADSGFVTSASSVPTPDSSMGVTSISPKHSGKKLTCQVVHQAWRECYLNQPQYTSNQPTDATPKKEVPNGGATWDFNDLGARVSCSCSRLKQQKLNLTAASTANPQASANPTQSSGPSLYPPSLPKHKTSDKTEKADKQSKRPATIPFHHRLSVTQETPLEQDSPGGPQLGGLVALEPPMEPLAALPSCKYPKPLSNGRKAPESLLHSPMSPLPPTLSPHPVDMPVCPDGALGMGMIASETAVYTALLRQRENGAGWWRGFRTPRTDKTDFRPPELPSDKLEEVKTETATEGAPLKRLYTQTLKRFKISEERVRDHIHTLGLFQQPGVEVLREPGDDPYDFKEGDIEYTFSSSKRLKGQGREPTKKAKQGEEITSNGALPDGKDAMSIFNSAPKSDESGQDDGAAKANPSLTREKDLVVNISDLDNIFDEDEEELGHSTKLAVSTEDRPPGKEGRVAVPYPSTVADLQRMFPTPPSLEQHPAFSPIMTYRDTPSQEPPAPSGAVDHLPPLASAHHTEYRMEIEEGMVSPRQEDIKPQIGSSMFAPLSCLPSQTLPPLKIPEQCYYRPSWALMPKMEHFSAVMHAQNNAFIRDGYTNVPSVNALTDQEYGQMSATTASVSTTVGILPSPATPRFSVPTPRTPRTPRGINAAGSGQGSVKQDGTEFSSPVSTPSTSLPLSSVDPLARPGPSLPEAHSLYAVLLLSDSVLNVFKDRNFDSCCICACNMNVKGADVGVYIPDSTCEDQYRCMCGFSAIVNRLLAHGTGLFLEDELDIFGRTSEVGRAAERRLALCRRDPALGDPRAKRPQDAAPASPAAMILLQEQCSQPISSLASLHLPLSCSCHGRKGALLQSWMSEKQWADGSDACVECYNALEQGLQYVDNPTGGKVDPAVVRSTALHSWPHTNVVDMSMLSSQDMVRMLLSLQPFLQDAIQKKRTGRTWENIQHVQGPLTWQQFHKMAGRGSYGSEESPEPLPIPTVLLGYDRERDFLALSPLALPFWEKLLLEPYGGQRDVAYLVLCPNSPSLLAAARAFFQELSAVYETCRLGKHRPLAKVSRDGLVRVGEDVEPEKLEELDVDQWLTGPWAGQQHTDNLSKLKLYAYTCKQQVGPQLSALPLDGSLLVPPKVQPPINPTSSAQPAPSGQPQAWGPEGEQAPGAAGSGNAPTPSGATSNQAGETTQGATSDSKGPSGATPSANTPAENSEISSEQSRIGIPTVADSTDSHANPPAIVIYIVDAFLSSSGVRNDGGEEDETDEVEAGSIWLLGLLRCYTEMLQTLPETMRPALVLQVVPCQSLLQPASGESHLYLQHLRSLAFSCYSQCRRLLPQQTHIKSLTGFGPVSTVSSVLKSPDHPSPLQLYCPPFILGPTRPKQPEQGEIWAEIPPKYNVLFVGYCLSHDQRWILVSCTDQQGELLETCIINIDVPSRSRRPKVSARKMGLQKLWEWCIGLIQMTSLPWRIVIGRLGRLGHGELKDWSSLLGEHSLHSIGRQLKEACRICGISAADSPSILSACLVAMEPQGSLVVMPDAVTMGSVFGRSTALNLQTSQLNTPQDASCTHILVFPTSATTQLAPSSYPTEDNNDDMFDLPFPDELENDIGHDMMLITGNLHPSPNTSPVPSPGSPSGMGMGSHFQHTKSQGERLLSRDSPPEELKQQPLALGYYVSTAQANGLPHWFWASCPQAESQCPLFLKASLHHHISIAQSDELVSEKTKRTPHPLDSKTTSDVLRFVLEQYNALSWLTCTPATQDRQSCLPVHLAILIQMYNAILNML; encoded by the exons TGAACACCTATCatgctccttctccttcttcctccacGGGGAGAGCAACGTGTGCACGAGCGTGGAGATCGCCCAGCACCAACCTGCTTACCACATCACAGAACACCACATCCGCCTCGCGCAGACCTCCGTCACACCAGTGCAAG TGGTCCTGAGTCCGTACGGCCTGAGCGGCACTCTGACGGGTCAGACCTACAAGATGAGCGACCCGGCGGCACGGAAGCTGATGGAGGAGTGGAGCTACTTCTACCCCGTGGTACTCCAGCAGAAAGAGGGAGGcggagaaaaggaaaaagaagaggcGAGCCAGGGCTACGATCGCGCCGGTCACGTGGCGGTGGAGGTCATCGTAG GTGGGGTAAGGATGACCTACCCAGCTGCTTTGGTGCTGATTGCCCAGGGGGACCTACCAGTGGAGCAGCCTCCACCTGTTCCTGCCGCTCAGGGCCTCTGCAGGGAGCAGAACCACTGCAGCGTGCCGCTCACGCCGCCCACGTCGCCGCAGCAGCCCTGCTCAG CGGACAGCGGCTTTGTGACCTCCGCCTCCAGCGTCCCCACGCCGGACAGCAGCATGGGCGTCACCAGCATCAGCCCGAAGCATTCTGGGAAGAAGCTAACCTGTCAGGTGGTCCATCAGGCCTGGAGGGAGTGCTATCTCAACCAGCCTCAGTACAC ATCAAATCAGCCGACTGACGCGACGCCCAAGAAGGAAGTGCCAAATGGAGGAGCCACGTGGGACTTCAACGATCTGGGAGCGAGAgtgtcctgcagctgctccag GTTGAAGCAGCAGAAGCTGAATCTGACCGCCGCGTCCACTGCCAACCCTCAGGCCAGTGCCAACCCCACTCAGTCCTCTGGCCCGTCATTAtaccctccctccctgcccaAACACAAGACCAGTGACAAGACGGAAAAGGCTGACAAACAGTCCAAGAGGCCGGCCACCATCCCCTTCCACCACCGCCTGTCTGTCACACAGGAGACCCCTCTGGAACAGGACTCACCGGGAGGGCCTCAGCTCGGGGGTCTCGTGGCGCTGGAGCCGCCCATGGAGcctctggctgctctgccaAGCTGCAAGTATCCCAAACCGCTCTCCAACGGCAGGAAAGCCCCCGAGTCCCTCCTCCACTCGCCAATGTCTCCTCTCCCGCCCACACTCAGCCCGCACCCCGTGGACATGCCTGTCTGTCCAGATGGGGCTTTGGGGATGGGGATGATTGCCAGCGAGACGGCTGTGTATACAGCTCTCCTGAGGCAGAGGGAGAATGGAGCCGGCTGGTGGAGAGGCTTCAGGACTCCCAGGACTGATAAGACTGACTTCAGACCCCCTGAACTCCCCTCTGATAAATTAGAGGAAGTGAAGACAGAGACAGCCACTGAGGGAGCTCCACTAAAGAG aCTCTACACGCAGACTCTCAAGAGATTTAAAATCTCcgaggagagggtgagggacCACATCCACACCTTGGGCCTGTTCCAGCAGCCAGGGGTGGAGGTGCTGCGGGAGCCCGGGGACGATCCCTACGACTTCAAGGAGGGAGACATCGAGTACACTTTCTCCAGCTCCAAGAGGTTAAAGGGTCAAGGGCGAGAACCCACCAAGAAGGCCAAG CAGGGAGAAGAAATCACCAGCAATGGAGCACTGCCTGATGGGAAGGATGCCATGTCCATTTTTAACTCGGCGCCGAAATCAG ATGAATCAGGTCAGGACGACGGAGCTGCCAAAGCCAATCCTTCTCTGACCCGAGAGAAAGATCTAGTGGTCAACATCTCTGATCTGGACAACATATtcgatgaagatgaggaggagctggGG CACTCCACCAAGCTTGCGGTATCAACAGAAGATCGCCCTCCGGGGAAAGAAGGGAGAGTTGCAGTACCTTATCCATCAA CAGTAGCAGACCTCCAGCGCATGTTTCCCACGCCGCCTTCTTTAGAGCAGCACCCGGCCTTCTCTCCCATCATGACGTATCGCGACACTCCGAGCCAAGAGCCCCCCGCGCCCAGCGGAGCGGTCGACCACCTGCCGCCGTTAGCCTCCGCCCACCACACCGAGTACAGGATGGAGATCGAGGAGGGCATGGTCAGTCCCCGGCAGGAGGATATCAAG CCACAAATCGGCTCCTCCATGTTTGCTCCGCTGTCCTGCCTGCCCAGCCAGACTCTGCCACCACTCAAGATTCCCGAGCAGTGCTACTATCGTCCATCCTGGGCCCTCATGCCCAAAATGGAGCATTTCTCAGCGGTCATGCATGCCCAGAATAACGCTTTCATCAGGGACGGATACAC AAACGTCCCCAGTGTCAACGCGCTCACGGACCAGGAGTACGGCCAGATGAGCGCCACCACTGCCTCAGTGAGCACCACTGTTGGcatcctcccctctcctgcCACTCCCCGCTTCTCTGTGCCCACTCCACGAACTCCTCGAACACCACGGGGTATCAACGCTGCGGGCTCAGGGCAGGGTTCGGTGAAGCAGGACGGTACCGAGTTCAGCTCGCCGGTCTCCACGCCCTCCACCAGCCTGCCTCTAAGCTCTGTAGACCCATTGGCTCGGCCGGGCCCTTCCCTGCCTGAGGCCCACAGCCTGTACGCTGTCCTCCTGCTCTCAGACTCCGTCCTCAACGTCTTCAAAGATCGTAACTTTGACAGCTGCTGTATCTGTGCCTGTAATATGAATGTCAAAGGAGCTGATGTCGGGGTGTATATCCCTGATTCCACTTGTGAAGATCAGTACCGCTGTATGTGTGGCTTCAGCGCCATTGTCAACAGGCTGCTGGCCCACGGCACAGGCCTCTTCTTGGAGGATGAGCTGGATATTTTCGGTCGGACATCCGAGGTAGGCCGGGCGGCCGAGAGGAGGCTGGCTCTTTGCCGGCGGGACCCAGCTTTGGGGGACCCCAGGGCCAAACGGCCGCAGGACGCAGCCCCTGCCTCTCCCGCGGCCATGATCCTCCTGCAGGAGCAGTGTTCACAGCCCATTTCTTCCCTGGCGTCACTGCATCTCCCTCTCAGCTGTTCCTGTCACGGCCGCAAGGGGGCGCTGCTCCAAAGCTGGATGTCTGAAAAGCAGTGGGCGGACGGGAGCGATGCCTGTGTGGAGTGTTATAATGCGTTGGAGCAGGGGCTGCAGTATGTGGATAACCCCACAGGAGGGAAAGTAGATCCAGCTGTTGTCAGAAGTACCGCTCTTCACTCCTGGCCTCACACGAATG tggtggACATGAGCATGTTGTCGTCCCAGGACATGGTTCGCatgctgctgtctctgcagcCTTTCCTGCAGGATGCTATCCAGAAGAAGAGAACAGGACGGACGTGGGAGAACATCCAGCATGTTCAGGGTCCGCTCACCTGGCAGCAGTTCCATAAGATGGCTGGAAGAGGCTCCTACG GTTCGGAGGAGTCACCAGAGCCGTTACCCATTCCTACAGTGTTGCTGGGCTATGACCGTGAGAGGGACTTTTTGGCGTTGTCCCCGTTGGCGTTACCTTTCTGGGAGAAGTTGCTGCTGGAGCCTTATGGTGGACAGCGGGATGTGGCGTACTTGGTGCTGTGTCCTAATAGCCcctctctgctggctgcagcccGGGCCTTCTTCCAGGAGCTCAGCGCCGTTTACGAG ACGTGCCGCCTTGGGAAGCACCGTCCGCTGGCGAAGGTGTCCAGGGATGGACTCGTACGAGTGGGGGAAGACGTGGAGCCGGAaaagctggaggagctggacgtTGACCAGTGGTTGACTGGACCCTGGGCTggacagcagcacactgacaaCCTCAGCAAACTTAAACTTTACGCTTATACCTGCAAACAGCAAGTCG GTCCCCAGCTGTCAGCCCTGCCTCTGGACGGCAGTCTTCTGGTGCCTCCAAAAGTCCAGCCTCCCATAAACCCCACATCCTCAGCCCAACCTGCCCCCTCTGGGCAGCCTCAAGCTTGGGGCCCTGAGGGTGAACAAGCTCCAGGGGCGGCTGGTTCAGGCAACGCTCCCACGCCGAGTGGAGCAACCTCAAACCAGGCGGGCGAGACAACCCAAGGGGCAACCAGCGATTCTAAAGGGCCCTCTGGTGCCACACCATCAGCCAACACACCAGCAGAAAACTCTGAAAT CTCGTCTGAACAGTCTAGAATCGGTATCCCCACTGTGGCGGACTCGACGGACAGCCACGCCAACCCACCGGCTATTGTTATTTACATCGTGGATGCGTTTCTTAGCTCAAGTGGAGTTAGAAATGACgggggagaggaagacgagACTGACGAGGTGGAGGCAGGTAGCATTTGGCTGCTAGGGCTCCTGCGTTGCTacacagagatgctgcagaCTTTGCCTGAGACGATGAGACCTGCGCTGGTGCTACAG GTGGTGCCGTGCCAGTCGCTTCTCCAGCCAGCCAGTGGGGAGAGTCATCTGTACCTGCAACACCTGCGCTCCCTGGCCTTTTCCTGTTACTCCCAGTGCAGACGTCTGCTGCCCCAGCAAACGCACATCAAGTCCCTGACAGGCTTTGGACCAGTGTCCACTGTCAGTTCTGTACTGAAGAGCCCAGAT CATCCAAGCCCCCTGCAGCTGTACTGTCCCCCCTTCATCCTCGGTCCAACCCGTCCCAAGCAGCCAGAACAAGGGGAGATATGGGCTGAGATCCCTCCCAAATACAATGTGCTCTTTGTTGGATATTGTCTATCACATGACCAGCGCTGGATCCTGGTGTCCTGCACcgaccagcagggggagctcCTGGAGACCTGCATCATCAACATTGATGTACCCAGCAG ATCACGGAGGCCCAAGGTTTCAGCCAGGAAAATGGGACTGCAGAAGCTTTGGGAATGGTGTATTGGCCTCATCCAGATGACCTCACTGCCATGGAGGATTGTGATCGGTCGACTGGGGAGACTTGGTCACGGGGAGCTAAAAG ACTGGAGCTCACTCCTCGGGGAGCATTCCCTCCATTCAATAGGGCGCCAGCTGAAGGAGGCATGTCGCATCTGTGGGATCTCAGCTGCTGACTCCCCCTCTATCCTCAGCGCCTGCCTGGTGGCCATGGAGCCTCAGGGCTCCCTGGTGGTCATGCCTG ATGCAGTTACCATGGGCTCGGTGTTTGGCCGCAGCACTGCTCTGAACTTGCAGACCTCCCAGCTGAACACACCTCAGGATGCCTCCTGCACACACATCCTAGTCTTCCCAACTTCTGCCACCACCCAGCTGGCACCCAGCTCCTACCCCACTGAGGACAATAATG ATGACATGTTCGATCTGCCCTTTCCTGATGAACTGGAGAATGACATTGGCCATGACATGATGCTGATCACAGGGAACCTCCACCCTTCCCCTAACACCTCTCCTGTGCCCTCGCCTGGCTCTCCGTCCGGGATGGGAATGGGATCACATTTCCAGCACACCAAG AGCCAGGGAGAGCGCTTGCTGTCCAGGGACAGCCCaccagaggagctgaagcagcagccGCTGGCTCTGGGCTACTATGTCTCCACTGCACAGGCAAATGGACTTCCTCACTGGTTCTGGGCTTCCTGCCCACAGGCTGAGAGCCAGTGTCCACTCTTCCTCAAg gcctccctccaccaccataTCTCCATAGCCCAGTCAGATGAGCTGGTGTCAGAAAAGACTAAGAGGACCCCTCACCCCTTAGACTCAAAAACCACTTCTGATGTGCTCAG GTTTGTATTGGAGCAGTACAATGCCCTCTCCTGGCTGACGTGCACCCCTGCCACCCAAGACCGCCAGTCCTGCCTGCCTGTCCACTTGGCCATACTGATCCAAATGTACAATGCCATCCTGAACATGCTTTAG